From Methanocella paludicola SANAE, a single genomic window includes:
- a CDS encoding HD domain-containing protein, translating to MPTLEMAIALAASAHAGQKDKAGAPYILHPLRVMFQVESLTEKVVAILHDVVEDTPIDLPMLEKLGYPKEVTDALALLTKRRGEPYEAFIERVKTNTVATRVKLADLNDNLDVRRFKDPSLVNVDRIKRYIRAKAVLTEAMNKIQ from the coding sequence ATGCCTACATTAGAAATGGCGATCGCCCTCGCCGCATCCGCCCATGCGGGCCAGAAGGACAAGGCGGGCGCTCCCTATATCCTGCACCCTCTAAGGGTCATGTTCCAGGTCGAGTCTCTGACGGAGAAGGTCGTGGCCATCCTGCACGATGTTGTCGAGGATACGCCGATTGACTTGCCTATGCTCGAAAAGCTGGGCTACCCGAAAGAGGTGACCGATGCCCTGGCCCTTCTGACAAAGCGCCGCGGCGAGCCATACGAGGCCTTCATCGAGCGCGTGAAGACGAATACGGTCGCTACCCGCGTAAAGCTGGCCGACCTGAACGATAACCTGGACGTGCGGCGCTTCAAGGACCCGTCACTGGTCAATGTCGACCGCATCAAGCGGTATATTCGTGCAAAAGCGGTGCTTACCGAAGCCATGAATAAAATACAATAA
- a CDS encoding 3'-5' exonuclease, with translation MTLLCVIDTETTGLGKFDRANPGRVDYPISIGAVVADVNVVKKQVRCVDGMYSLIRIPDTSKADDTMLIHGILPEELDSAPAPTQVCLDLKALFAKYEAMPVGAWNYHFDKHFVDVLFRMARMLPPSLVWREMMPERYSRLERYVQNHVTHDGVLRLEAHNAFNDCIRTLAVHAALNGYTFELPGSLGIESPRMPVTI, from the coding sequence ATGACCTTATTATGTGTCATCGATACGGAAACAACGGGTCTGGGAAAATTCGACAGGGCGAATCCCGGAAGGGTCGATTACCCGATCAGCATCGGGGCCGTGGTCGCAGACGTGAACGTGGTAAAGAAGCAGGTGCGGTGCGTGGACGGCATGTACTCGCTCATCCGCATACCGGACACATCAAAGGCTGATGACACCATGCTCATCCACGGCATATTGCCCGAAGAGCTGGACAGTGCCCCTGCACCCACGCAGGTCTGCCTGGACCTCAAGGCGCTGTTCGCAAAGTACGAGGCAATGCCCGTCGGCGCCTGGAACTATCACTTCGATAAGCACTTCGTGGACGTGCTCTTCCGGATGGCCCGCATGCTGCCTCCATCACTTGTCTGGCGGGAGATGATGCCTGAAAGATACTCCAGGCTCGAGCGCTACGTGCAAAACCACGTTACGCATGATGGCGTCCTCCGCCTGGAAGCGCATAACGCTTTCAACGACTGCATCCGGACGCTGGCTGTCCATGCAGCCCTGAATGGATACACTTTTGAGCTGCCGGGCTCCCTGGGCATCGAAAGCCCCCGGATGCCCGTGACCATCTAA
- a CDS encoding MBL fold metallo-hydrolase produces the protein MAAITIYDGAESIGGNKIYVEDNQRGVFLDFGMNYARRSAFFVDFLNERAVRGIHDMLYLDIIPRINVYRQDLLTSDVEPLIKSYPKVSPEAVLLSHAHTDHNGNIGLLDHGIPVVASATSIAIMKAMRDIKSSGLGGDIAYSTLREKDKNNSNLLKTEGSKYQGRQFCYAGKCNPELSEFISDKPGSGGRNAKKLDGCGLEALGKKELPFEIKPFEVNHSIYGAMAYTLRSNNTSLAYTGDFRIGDNAKQLPDFIKEAKNSSVLIIEGTRTGRSGDMDVTETNVYDTCKATSDDVKGIIIADFSARNFERLEIFKRIAREIGRQLVITAKDAYYLYAIGCAAGTCSTDGLLVYDELKDKKACKYETETLAQDCPVEYVRNHEIKDNPDGYILCMSFYDIKQLLDIEPRGGAYIYSSSEAYSEEQEIDFEKLKNWLELFSIEPHGFTFDNGKPKFIKGFHASGHATGEELERVIDAVDPDVLIPVHTQNNGWFKEKWEQTRLVKNGETIEI, from the coding sequence ATGGCAGCGATAACCATCTATGATGGCGCCGAGTCCATCGGTGGCAATAAAATTTATGTTGAGGATAATCAGCGCGGAGTTTTTCTGGATTTTGGCATGAACTACGCGAGGCGTAGTGCCTTTTTTGTTGATTTCCTTAACGAAAGGGCAGTAAGGGGTATCCATGACATGCTATATCTGGATATAATCCCGAGAATTAACGTATACCGGCAGGATCTATTAACTTCAGACGTAGAGCCGCTGATAAAGTCATATCCAAAGGTGTCGCCCGAAGCTGTCCTGTTAAGCCATGCACATACAGACCATAATGGAAATATCGGATTGCTTGACCACGGGATCCCGGTCGTGGCATCTGCTACCAGTATAGCTATCATGAAAGCCATGAGGGATATTAAATCGAGTGGATTGGGTGGGGATATCGCATATTCTACGTTAAGGGAAAAAGACAAAAACAATAGCAATCTCCTGAAAACAGAAGGCAGTAAATATCAGGGCCGGCAGTTCTGCTATGCAGGAAAATGTAACCCTGAGCTGAGCGAGTTTATATCCGATAAGCCAGGGAGCGGCGGGAGAAATGCAAAGAAGCTCGACGGTTGCGGCTTAGAAGCTTTGGGTAAAAAAGAGCTGCCATTTGAAATTAAACCATTTGAAGTCAATCATTCAATCTATGGCGCTATGGCCTATACTTTGAGGTCGAATAATACTTCACTGGCGTATACTGGAGACTTCCGTATCGGCGATAATGCGAAGCAGCTTCCAGATTTTATTAAGGAAGCGAAAAACTCTTCTGTCCTGATCATCGAAGGCACGAGGACCGGCCGTTCTGGCGATATGGATGTTACAGAAACGAATGTATACGATACATGCAAAGCCACATCCGATGACGTCAAGGGTATTATCATAGCCGACTTTTCTGCCAGGAACTTTGAACGATTGGAGATATTTAAGAGAATCGCCAGAGAGATCGGCAGGCAACTCGTAATTACTGCGAAAGATGCGTATTACCTGTATGCAATAGGATGCGCCGCTGGCACTTGCAGCACTGACGGATTACTAGTATACGACGAACTCAAGGATAAAAAGGCATGTAAATATGAAACCGAAACACTGGCACAGGATTGTCCGGTCGAATATGTGAGAAATCATGAGATAAAAGATAATCCGGACGGCTATATTCTGTGCATGTCATTCTATGACATCAAACAGTTATTGGACATAGAGCCCAGAGGCGGAGCATATATATATTCTTCATCTGAGGCGTACTCCGAAGAACAGGAGATCGACTTTGAGAAGCTGAAGAACTGGCTGGAGCTTTTTAGTATTGAGCCCCATGGATTTACTTTTGATAATGGAAAGCCGAAATTCATTAAAGGTTTCCACGCTTCGGGACATGCTACCGGCGAAGAGCTCGAAAGGGTTATCGATGCCGTGGATCCTGATGTGCTTATACCGGTGCATACCCAGAATAACGGCTGGTTTAAGGAGAAATGGGAGCAAACTCGCCTGGTGAAAAACGGAGAAACAATTGAGATATAA
- a CDS encoding DUF2130 domain-containing protein — protein sequence MSVQTIMCPNCKCEIEITRVMEDQIKEKMHLEIDAELKAKQKEFMDREQALKEKERDIEKQKAEMDALVDARLKEESARIKADADKKAEDAVAAKLKVMGDELAEKRQKLSEAQKAEVEYLKLKAELEEKASELNLQMQRTLENERDEIKNKALKKFQEEHDLKDREKDEQIESMRKKIEELNVKASQGTNQGRGEAMEQSIEDTLGKKFPDDEIEAIDRGKKGADVLQCVYDGFGNVCGSIIWESKNTLSWQDKWIGKLKDDRREAKAEIAIIVTKTLPKGISNFGVIDGVWVTDYSSFVSVGHILRMSLLEIAAVKVANMGKNEKMEYIYQYLTGPEFRQRIQAIIDPFLTMKNDMDKEKASMTRMWAKREKEINKVIDNASGLYGDLQGIVGSSLPEIESLELKQLSSGNEE from the coding sequence ATGTCTGTACAAACGATAATGTGTCCTAATTGTAAGTGTGAGATCGAGATCACCAGGGTCATGGAAGACCAGATCAAAGAAAAAATGCACCTGGAGATCGATGCCGAACTCAAAGCTAAGCAAAAAGAGTTCATGGATAGGGAGCAGGCCCTCAAAGAAAAGGAGCGCGACATCGAGAAGCAGAAAGCTGAAATGGATGCCCTGGTCGACGCTCGTTTAAAAGAGGAATCCGCCCGCATTAAGGCCGACGCGGATAAGAAGGCCGAAGATGCCGTTGCCGCGAAGTTAAAAGTCATGGGCGACGAACTGGCAGAGAAACGCCAGAAGCTCTCTGAAGCGCAAAAAGCCGAAGTAGAGTATCTTAAACTCAAAGCTGAACTGGAGGAGAAGGCATCCGAGCTGAATCTGCAGATGCAGAGAACGCTGGAGAATGAGAGGGACGAGATCAAAAATAAAGCCCTGAAAAAGTTCCAGGAGGAGCACGATCTCAAGGATAGGGAAAAGGACGAGCAGATAGAATCGATGCGGAAAAAGATAGAAGAGCTCAACGTTAAGGCTTCACAGGGCACCAACCAGGGACGCGGTGAGGCCATGGAGCAGAGCATCGAGGATACGCTTGGTAAGAAGTTCCCGGATGATGAGATAGAAGCCATTGACCGGGGTAAGAAGGGCGCAGACGTACTGCAGTGCGTCTACGACGGCTTCGGCAACGTCTGCGGCAGCATTATCTGGGAATCAAAGAACACGTTGTCCTGGCAGGACAAATGGATCGGTAAGCTGAAGGACGACCGGAGAGAGGCGAAAGCGGAAATCGCCATTATCGTGACAAAGACATTGCCAAAGGGCATCAGTAACTTCGGCGTGATCGATGGCGTATGGGTCACGGACTATAGCTCGTTCGTCAGCGTCGGCCATATACTACGGATGAGCCTGCTGGAGATCGCCGCCGTAAAGGTCGCCAATATGGGTAAAAATGAAAAGATGGAATATATTTACCAATACCTGACCGGCCCTGAGTTCCGGCAACGTATACAGGCGATTATCGACCCGTTCCTGACAATGAAAAATGACATGGATAAAGAGAAAGCCTCGATGACTAGGATGTGGGCAAAGCGAGAGAAGGAGATCAACAAGGTCATCGATAACGCTTCGGGTCTTTATGGCGATCTTCAGGGCATCGTAGGGTCGTCGCTACCCGAGATTGAGAGCCTGGAGCTAAAACAGCTATCGTCGGGCAATGAAGAGTAG